Proteins encoded by one window of Halorubrum ruber:
- a CDS encoding tyrosine-type recombinase/integrase, whose protein sequence is METQTQDKATVWLKPEQVDQMRSATVEASAPYLAARNDALIATLYDSGLRVAEAVALDVADHIDLDDGVLALPADIQKDYPTDRTPNYTEIELADETVRTLRTYLAGRWKEAAAMWPSRQSDRMTTESVRNVVREAAVGADVRPMTVTGRGDPKDVTPHTLRHSIAYRMLNVEEGHNDVRNRLRHATIQTTERVYDHIDRV, encoded by the coding sequence ATGGAAACCCAAACTCAGGACAAAGCGACCGTCTGGCTCAAGCCGGAGCAGGTTGACCAGATGCGTTCCGCGACCGTCGAAGCGAGCGCGCCGTACCTCGCCGCTCGCAACGACGCGCTGATCGCGACGCTCTACGACTCCGGGCTCCGCGTCGCGGAGGCCGTCGCGCTCGACGTGGCCGACCACATCGACCTCGACGACGGCGTTCTCGCGCTCCCGGCAGACATCCAGAAGGACTACCCGACCGACCGCACGCCGAACTACACCGAAATTGAGCTGGCCGACGAGACCGTCCGGACGCTTCGGACGTATCTCGCCGGTCGCTGGAAGGAGGCTGCGGCTATGTGGCCGTCACGGCAGTCTGATCGGATGACGACCGAGTCGGTCCGCAACGTCGTCCGGGAGGCCGCCGTCGGCGCCGACGTGCGACCGATGACGGTCACTGGGCGAGGTGACCCGAAGGACGTGACGCCGCACACGCTCCGCCACAGCATCGCCTACCGGATGCTCAACGTTGAGGAGGGTCACAACGACGTGCGGAACCGGCTCAGGCATGCGACGATCCAGACCACCGAGAGAGTCTACGACCACATCGATCGGGTGTAG